A portion of the Aphelocoma coerulescens isolate FSJ_1873_10779 chromosome 1, UR_Acoe_1.0, whole genome shotgun sequence genome contains these proteins:
- the LOC138119431 gene encoding taste receptor type 2 member 40-like, with protein sequence MVTSFALLCLSIAIIESMAGILGDGIILAVSASSCIGSKTWSPYDMIMISLSSSRILLHSWTILDFFMSTFSEHLYREENVIVVSDTAFIFLNCSGLWFGAWLSVFYCIKVASFTQPFFIWMKQRIARLVPWMLLTSWLYSFAAAIPFALDVYNGHNNFTAPLPMTNSSAMRTTRKDNLTLLIYLCNAAISLPLILSVVSSVLLIQSLWVHTRQMQNNASGFRDPSLEAHTSAIKSVCSFLILYITYFTCLLLLLSSTFSFLSDEETICMVIMAACPTGHTLVLIWSNPKFRELTARIWHYTKCPLRTTSM encoded by the coding sequence ATGGTCACATCTTTTGCTCTCCTTTGTCTATCAATTGCCATAATTGAATCCATGGCAGGAATTCTAGGAGATGGAATTATCTTGGCTGTCAGTGCATCTAGCTGCATTGGGAGCAAAACATGGTCTCCATATGATATGATCATGATCTCTCTGAGTTCATCTAGAATCCTTTTGCACTCCTGGACTATACTGGATTTTTTCATGAGTACATTTTCTGAACACTTGTATCGTGAAGAAAATGTAATTGTAGTTTCCGATACAGCTTTTATATTTCTGAACTGCTCTGGTCTCTGGTTTGGTGCCTGGCTCAGTGTCTTCTATTGCATCAAGGTTGCCAGTTTTACACAGCCTTTCTTCATCTGGATGAAGCAAAGAATTGCCAGGCTGGTACCCTGGATGCTGCTCACATCATGGCTCTACTCCTTTGCAGCTGCAATTCCCTTTGCCTTAGATGTCTACAATGGGCACAACAACTTCACTGCTCCTTTACCCATGACAAACTCTTCAGCAATGAGAACCACAAGGAAAGACAACTTGACTTTATTGATTTATCTCTGTAATGCAGCTATAAGTTTGCCTTTAATACTGTCTGTTGTTTCAAGTGTCCTGCTGATTCAGTCTCTGTGGGTACACACCAGACAGATGCAAAATAATGCAAGTGGCTTCAGGGATCCCAGCTTAGAGGCCCATACCAGTGCCATCAAGTCAGTCTGTTCCTTCCTCATCCTTTACATTACATATTTTACTTGTTTGCTTCTTCTCTTAAGCAgtactttttcatttttaagtgaTGAGGAAACCATATGTATGGTTATAATGGCTGCCTGTCCCACTGGACACACATTGGTCTTAATTTGGAGCAATCCAAAATTTCGAGAGCTGACAGCTAGGATTTGGCACTACACTAAATGTCCACTCAGAACCACATCCATGTAA
- the LOC138119437 gene encoding taste receptor type 2 member 40-like yields MVTSFALLCLSIAIIESMAGILGDGIILAVSASSCIGSRTWSPYDMIMISLSLSRIILHSGSILVLFVSTFSEYFYREENIFVVFNTAFIFLNCSGLWFGAWLSVFYCIKVASFTQPFFIWMKQRIARLVPWMLLTSCLLSFAAAIPFALDVYNGHNFTAPLPMTNSSAMRTTRKDNLTLLIYLCEASTALPLILSVVSSVLLIQSLWVHTRQMQNNASGFRDPSLEAHTSAIKSICSFLISYITYFTCLLLLLSSTFSFLSDAQLVCEAVMAACPTGHTLVLIWSNPKFRELTARIWHYTKCPLRTTSM; encoded by the coding sequence ATGGTCACATCTTTTGCTCTCCTTTGTCTATCAATTGCCATAATTGAATCCATGGCAGGAATTCTAGGAGATGGAATTATCTTGGCTGTCAGTGCATCTAGCTGCATTGGAAGCAGAACATGGTCTCCATATGATATGATCATGATCTCTCTGAGTTTGTCTAGAATCATTTTGCATTCCGGGAGTATACTGGTTTTGTTCGTGAGTACATTTTCTGAATACTTCTATCgtgaagaaaatatatttgtagTTTTCAATACAGCTTTTATATTTCTGAATTGCTCTGGTCTCTGGTTTGGTGCCTGGCTTAGTGTCTTCTATTGCATCAAGGTTGCCAGTTTTACACAGCCTTTCTTCATCTGGATGAAGCAAAGAATTGCCAGGCTGGTACCCTGGATGCTGCTCACATCATGCCTCCTCTCCTTTGCAGCCGCAATTCCCTTCGCCTTAGATGTCTACAATGGGCACAACTTCACTGCTCCTTTACCCATGACAAACTCTTCAGCAATGAGAACCACAAGGAAAGACAACTTGACTTTATTGATTTATCTTTGTGAGGCAAGTACAGCTTTGCCTTTAATACTGTCTGTTGTTTCAAGTGTCCTGCTGATTCAGTCTCTGTGGGTACACACCAGACAGATGCAAAATAATGCAAGTGGCTTCAGGGATCCCAGCTTAGAGGCCCATACCAGTGCCATCAAGTCAATCTGTTCCTTCCTTATCTCCTACATTACATATTTTACTTGTTTGCTTCTTCTCTTAAGCAgtactttttcatttttaagtgaTGCGCAATTAGTGTGTGAAGCTGTAATGGCTGCCTGTCCCACAGGACACACATTGGTCTTAATTTGGAGCAATCCAAAATTTCGAGAGCTGACAGCTAGGATTTGGCACTACACTAAATGTCCACTCAGAACCACATCCATGTAA